In Desmodus rotundus isolate HL8 unplaced genomic scaffold, HLdesRot8A.1 manual_scaffold_272, whole genome shotgun sequence, the following are encoded in one genomic region:
- the SLC38A10 gene encoding solute carrier family 38 member 10 isoform X2: MTAAAASNWGLIMNIVNSIVGVSVLTMPFCFKQCGIGLGALLLAFCSWMTHQSCMFLVKAASLSKRRTYAGLAFHAYGKAGKMLVETSMIGLMLGTCIAFYVVIGDLGSNFFARLFGFQVTGPGRALLLLAVALCIVLPLSLQRNLMASIQSFSAMALLFYAAFLLVVVLSSLKHGLFSGQWLRRVSYVRWEGVFRCIPIFGMSFACQSQVLPTYDSLDEPSVKTMSSIFASSLKAVTIFYVMVGFFGYVSFTEAIAGNVLMHFPSNLVTQMIRAGFMMSVAVGFPMMILPCRQALSTLLFERQQKDGTFAAGGYMPPLRFKALTLSVVFGTMVGGIMIPNVETILGLTGATTGSLICFICPALIHKKIHKNTLFSQVVLWVGLGILVVSTLTTLSTSEETPVDLDVAQEAPGGRHAEAEGAMEAEAAQLPAQDPGMDVASDSRDKPKLPREKDEMEQAQIKGPVDVPPREDAKEKQEEAQLDRPGQGVAAPMGEAHRHEPPVPHDRVVVDEGQDREGPEDDERSHVDEKAPGVEGHMVPPLPDAERERRGQVQALEAAVGLPEDPQKVAEGNGQLAIEPVKEDVGLGGGGLHPGPQAGLPEGPDAPGAGAQDRRDGVPMPDQAAGAAGKLADSEPGGKPAPGAGQQAEPRGQRNLEGQAGDLAEGQAGDHAGSKLEAEIQKIVAEAGRAEMLDHAVLLQVIKEQQVQQKRLLDQQEKLLAVIEEQHKEIHQQRQEGEEVGMQPEPGVAALRRKEQEAHNVGTVAHPPLQPLEPELRAPEQPPALPQGHSQRPLEGPRGPAGRVPAGPGGVDTQPGVPQAEPREGRQGQAAEPKGAAVQEQAPESDLAGAPGSPEKRDAVDDPGQSQDVGGGGSQEKDKSGKEVAAAGADTQEEGGAVGAEAGDPLVKPQQGGQDQRPAGLPSRSEGAAPGAQAGSRQLESPATSARAQGGHLEAKNEALGGDHPGEDHVPASKEDTATQEPGQRPDPELRHKQAVPGAPKLDNAKPNRDLKVQVGADLRRRRRDAAPLEDGGPAPKEGVVISLHPLSDVQVHDLRHALDTQLRQAAGGALRVVHSRQIKQLPTEEA, from the exons ATGACGGCGGCCGCCGCCTCCAACTGGGGGCTGATCATGAACATAGTGAACAGCATAGTAGGCGTTAGTGTCCTCACCATGCCCTTCTGCTTCAAACAG TGCGGCATCGGCCTGGGGGCCCTGCTCCTGGCTTTCTGCTCGTGGATGACGCACCAGTCCTGCATGTTCCTCGTGAAAGCCGCCAGCCTGAGCAAGCGGAGGACCTACGCGGGCCTGG CATTCCACGCCTACGGAAAGGCCGGGAAGATGCTGGTGGAGACCAG CATGATCGGGCTGATGCTTGGGACCTGCATCGCCTTCTACGTTGTCATCGGCGACCTGGGCTCCAACTTCTTTGCTCGGCTGTTTGGGTTTCAG GTGACGGGCCCGGGCCGCGCGCTCCTGCTGTTGGCCGTGGCGCTGTGCATCGTGCTGCCGCTGAGCCTGCAGCGCAACCTGATGGCCTCCATCCAGTCCTTCAGCGCCATGGCCCTGCTCTTCTACGCCGCCTTCCTGCTTGTG GTCGTGTTGTCCTCGCTCAAGCACGGCCTCTTCAGTGGGCAGTGGCTGCGGCGGGTCAGCTACGTGCGCTGGGAGGGCGTCTTCCGATGCATCCCCATCTTTGGCATGTCCTTTGCCTGCCAGTC CCAGGTCCTGCCCACCTACGACAGCCTGGACGAGCCGTCGGTGAAAACCATGAGCTCCATATTTGCCTCCTCCCTCAAGGCAGTGACCATCTTCTACGTCATG GTGGGGTTCTTTGGCTACGTGAGCTTCACCGAGGCCATCGCCGGCAACGTGCTGATGCACTTCCCTTCCAACCTGGTGACGCAGATGATCCGCGCCGGCTTCATGATGTCAGTGGCCGTGGGCTTCCCCATGATGATCCTGCCCTGCAGGCAGGCCCTGAGCACGCTGCTGTTTGAGCGGCAG CAAAAAGACGGGACCTTCGCTGCCGGGGGCTACATGCCGCCTCTGCGCTTCAAGGCGCTCACCCTGTCGGTGGTGTTTGGCACCATGGTTGGCGGCATCATGATCCCCAACG TGGAGACGATCCTGGGCCTCACCGGCGCCACCACGGGGAGCCTCATCTGCTTCATCTGCCCGGCCCTGATCCACAAGAAGATCCACAAGAACACGCTCTTCTCCCAG GTGGTGCTCTGGGTCGGCCTGGGCATCCTGGTGGTCAGCACACTCACCACCCTGTCCACAAGTGAGGAGACCCCTGTGGACTTGGATGTGGCACAGGAAGCCCCCGGTGGTCGGCACGCAGAGGCTGAGGGCGCGatggaggcggaggcggcccagCTTCCAG CCCAGGACCCAGGCATGGACGTGGCCTCGGACAGCCGAGATAAGCCGAAGCTGCCACGGGAGAAAGATGAGATGGAGCAGGCCCAGATTAAGGGCCCTGTGGATGTGCCCCCAAGGGAGGACGCCaaggagaagcaggaggaggcGCAGCTGGACCGGCCCGGGCAAG GTGTGGCGGCACCCATGGGAGAGGCCCACCGCCACGAACCCCCCGTCCCTCACGACAGGGTGGTGGTGGACGAAGGTCAAGACCGAGAAGGACCAGAGGATGATGAGCGTTCACACGTGGATGAAAAGGCACCCGGGGTGGAGGGTCACATGGTGCCACCCCTGCCGgatgcagaaagagagagacgTGGGCAGGTCCAGGCCTTGGAGGCAGCAGTGGGTCTTCCTGAAGACCCTCAGAAGGTCGCAGAAGGGAACGGTCAGCTGGCCATAGAGCCCGTGAAGGAGGACGTGGGGCTGGGCGGCGGGGGTCTgcacccagggccccaggcagggctcccCGAAGGGCCGGACGCCCCGGGGGCAGGCGCCCAGGACAGAAGAGACGGCGTCCCGATGCCAGACCAGGCTGCGGGGGCTGCAGGCAAGCTGGCGGACAGTGAGCCTG GAGGGAAGCCGGCCCCCGGGGCCGGGCAGCAGGCAGAGCCTCGAGGTCAGAGGAACTTGGAGGGACAGGCCGGAGACCTTGCGGAGGGACAGGCCGGAGACCATGCTGGCAGCAAGTTGGAGG CTGAAATCCAAAAGATAGTCGCAG AAGCCGGCAGGGCGGAGATGCTGGACCATGCCGTCCTGCTGCAGGTGATCAAGGAGCAGCAGGTGCAGCAGAAGCGCCTCCTGGACCAGCAGGAGAAGCTGCTGGCGGTGATCGAGGAGCAGCACAAGGAGATCCACCAGCAGcggcaggaaggggaagagg TGGGCATGCAGCCCGAGCCTGGGGTGGCGGCactgaggaggaaggagcaggaggcCCACAACGTGGGGACAGTGGCACATCCCCCCTTGCAGCCTTTGGAACCTGAGCTCAGGGCTCCAGAGCagccccctgctctgccccagggACACAGCCAGCGCCCCCTGGAGGGCCCCAGGGGGCCCGCAGGCAGAGTCCCAGCCGGTCCTGGTGGGGTTGACACCCAGCCAGGGGTACCCCAGGCTGAGCCGAGGGAAGGCCGGCAGGGCCAGGCTGCTGAGCCTAAAGGGGCTGCGGTGCAGGAGCAGGCCCCAGAATCAGACCTCGCTGGGGCACCTGGGAGTCCAGAGAAGCGTGATGCTGTGGACGATCCTGGGCAGAGTCAGGACGTTGGTGGCGGAGGCTCCCAGGAGAAGGACAAATCTGGAAAGGAGGTAGCAGCTGCTGGTGCTGACACTCAGGAGGAGGGAGGCGCAGTGGGAGCAGAGGCCGGGGACCCCCTTGTGAAGCCCCAGCAAGGGGGCCAAGACCAGAGACCTGCAGGCCTGCCCAGCAGGTCGGAAGGGGCAGCGCCGGGGGCCCAGGCTGGGTCCCGGCAGTTGGAAAGTCCGGCCACCTCTGCCAGGGCTCAGGGAGGCCACCTAGAGGCAAAAAATGAGGCCCTTGGAGGGGACCACCCTGGTGAGGACCATGTGCCCGCTTCCAAGGAAGACACTGCCACCCAAGAGCCTGGGCAGAGGCCGGACCCCGAGCTCAGGCACAAACAGGCTGTGCCCGGAGCTCCGAAGCTGGACAATGCCAAACCCAACCGAGACCTGAAAGTCCAGGTTGGCGCCGACCTCCGGCGGCGACGGCGGGATGCGGCTCCACTTGAGGATGGTGGGCCAGCCCCCAAAGAGGGGGTCGTCATCAGCCTCCACCCCCTGTCTGACGTGCAGGTCCACGACCTCCGCCATGCCCTTGACACCCAGCTTCGCCAGGCTGCCGGGGGCGCTTTGCGGGTGGTCCACAGTCGCCAGATCAAACAGTTGCCCACGGAGGAGGCCTGA
- the SLC38A10 gene encoding solute carrier family 38 member 10 isoform X6 — MTAAAASNWGLIMNIVNSIVGVSVLTMPFCFKQCGIGLGALLLAFCSWMTHQSCMFLVKAASLSKRRTYAGLAFHAYGKAGKMLVETSMIGLMLGTCIAFYVVIGDLGSNFFARLFGFQVTGPGRALLLLAVALCIVLPLSLQRNLMASIQSFSAMALLFYAAFLLVVVLSSLKHGLFSGQWLRRVSYVRWEGVFRCIPIFGMSFACQSQVLPTYDSLDEPSVKTMSSIFASSLKAVTIFYVMVGFFGYVSFTEAIAGNVLMHFPSNLVTQMIRAGFMMSVAVGFPMMILPCRQALSTLLFERQQKDGTFAAGGYMPPLRFKALTLSVVFGTMVGGIMIPNVETILGLTGATTGSLICFICPALIHKKIHKNTLFSQVVLWVGLGILVVSTLTTLSTSEETPVDLDVAQEAPGGRHAEAEGAMEAEAAQLPAQDPGMDVASDSRDKPKLPREKDEMEQAQIKGPVDVPPREDAKEKQEEAQLDRPGQGVAAPMGEAHRHEPPVPHDRVVVDEGQDREGPEDDERSHVDEKAPGVEGHMVPPLPDAERERRGQVQALEAAVGLPEDPQKVAEGNGQLAIEPVKEDVGLGGGGLHPGPQAGLPEGPDAPGAGAQDRRDGVPMPDQAAGAAGKLADSEPGGKPAPGAGQQAEPRGQRNLEGQAGDLAEGQAGDHAGSKLEEAGRAEMLDHAVLLQVIKEQQVQQKRLLDQQEKLLAVIEEQHKEIHQQRQEGEEVGMQPEPGVAALRRKEQEAHNVGTVAHPPLQPLEPELRAPEQPPALPQGHSQRPLEGPRGPAGRVPAGPGGVDTQPGVPQAEPREGRQGQAAEPKGAAVQEQAPESDLAGAPGSPEKRDAVDDPGQSQDVGGGGSQEKDKSGKEVAAAGADTQEEGGAVGAEAGDPLVKPQQGGQDQRPAGLPSRSEGAAPGAQAGSRQLESPATSARAQGGHLEAKNEALGGDHPGEDHVPASKEDTATQEPGQRPDPELRHKQAVPGAPKLDNAKPNRDLKVQVGADLRRRRRDAAPLEDGGPAPKEGVVISLHPLSDVQVHDLRHALDTQLRQAAGGALRVVHSRQIKQLPTEEA, encoded by the exons ATGACGGCGGCCGCCGCCTCCAACTGGGGGCTGATCATGAACATAGTGAACAGCATAGTAGGCGTTAGTGTCCTCACCATGCCCTTCTGCTTCAAACAG TGCGGCATCGGCCTGGGGGCCCTGCTCCTGGCTTTCTGCTCGTGGATGACGCACCAGTCCTGCATGTTCCTCGTGAAAGCCGCCAGCCTGAGCAAGCGGAGGACCTACGCGGGCCTGG CATTCCACGCCTACGGAAAGGCCGGGAAGATGCTGGTGGAGACCAG CATGATCGGGCTGATGCTTGGGACCTGCATCGCCTTCTACGTTGTCATCGGCGACCTGGGCTCCAACTTCTTTGCTCGGCTGTTTGGGTTTCAG GTGACGGGCCCGGGCCGCGCGCTCCTGCTGTTGGCCGTGGCGCTGTGCATCGTGCTGCCGCTGAGCCTGCAGCGCAACCTGATGGCCTCCATCCAGTCCTTCAGCGCCATGGCCCTGCTCTTCTACGCCGCCTTCCTGCTTGTG GTCGTGTTGTCCTCGCTCAAGCACGGCCTCTTCAGTGGGCAGTGGCTGCGGCGGGTCAGCTACGTGCGCTGGGAGGGCGTCTTCCGATGCATCCCCATCTTTGGCATGTCCTTTGCCTGCCAGTC CCAGGTCCTGCCCACCTACGACAGCCTGGACGAGCCGTCGGTGAAAACCATGAGCTCCATATTTGCCTCCTCCCTCAAGGCAGTGACCATCTTCTACGTCATG GTGGGGTTCTTTGGCTACGTGAGCTTCACCGAGGCCATCGCCGGCAACGTGCTGATGCACTTCCCTTCCAACCTGGTGACGCAGATGATCCGCGCCGGCTTCATGATGTCAGTGGCCGTGGGCTTCCCCATGATGATCCTGCCCTGCAGGCAGGCCCTGAGCACGCTGCTGTTTGAGCGGCAG CAAAAAGACGGGACCTTCGCTGCCGGGGGCTACATGCCGCCTCTGCGCTTCAAGGCGCTCACCCTGTCGGTGGTGTTTGGCACCATGGTTGGCGGCATCATGATCCCCAACG TGGAGACGATCCTGGGCCTCACCGGCGCCACCACGGGGAGCCTCATCTGCTTCATCTGCCCGGCCCTGATCCACAAGAAGATCCACAAGAACACGCTCTTCTCCCAG GTGGTGCTCTGGGTCGGCCTGGGCATCCTGGTGGTCAGCACACTCACCACCCTGTCCACAAGTGAGGAGACCCCTGTGGACTTGGATGTGGCACAGGAAGCCCCCGGTGGTCGGCACGCAGAGGCTGAGGGCGCGatggaggcggaggcggcccagCTTCCAG CCCAGGACCCAGGCATGGACGTGGCCTCGGACAGCCGAGATAAGCCGAAGCTGCCACGGGAGAAAGATGAGATGGAGCAGGCCCAGATTAAGGGCCCTGTGGATGTGCCCCCAAGGGAGGACGCCaaggagaagcaggaggaggcGCAGCTGGACCGGCCCGGGCAAG GTGTGGCGGCACCCATGGGAGAGGCCCACCGCCACGAACCCCCCGTCCCTCACGACAGGGTGGTGGTGGACGAAGGTCAAGACCGAGAAGGACCAGAGGATGATGAGCGTTCACACGTGGATGAAAAGGCACCCGGGGTGGAGGGTCACATGGTGCCACCCCTGCCGgatgcagaaagagagagacgTGGGCAGGTCCAGGCCTTGGAGGCAGCAGTGGGTCTTCCTGAAGACCCTCAGAAGGTCGCAGAAGGGAACGGTCAGCTGGCCATAGAGCCCGTGAAGGAGGACGTGGGGCTGGGCGGCGGGGGTCTgcacccagggccccaggcagggctcccCGAAGGGCCGGACGCCCCGGGGGCAGGCGCCCAGGACAGAAGAGACGGCGTCCCGATGCCAGACCAGGCTGCGGGGGCTGCAGGCAAGCTGGCGGACAGTGAGCCTG GAGGGAAGCCGGCCCCCGGGGCCGGGCAGCAGGCAGAGCCTCGAGGTCAGAGGAACTTGGAGGGACAGGCCGGAGACCTTGCGGAGGGACAGGCCGGAGACCATGCTGGCAGCAAGTTGGAGG AAGCCGGCAGGGCGGAGATGCTGGACCATGCCGTCCTGCTGCAGGTGATCAAGGAGCAGCAGGTGCAGCAGAAGCGCCTCCTGGACCAGCAGGAGAAGCTGCTGGCGGTGATCGAGGAGCAGCACAAGGAGATCCACCAGCAGcggcaggaaggggaagagg TGGGCATGCAGCCCGAGCCTGGGGTGGCGGCactgaggaggaaggagcaggaggcCCACAACGTGGGGACAGTGGCACATCCCCCCTTGCAGCCTTTGGAACCTGAGCTCAGGGCTCCAGAGCagccccctgctctgccccagggACACAGCCAGCGCCCCCTGGAGGGCCCCAGGGGGCCCGCAGGCAGAGTCCCAGCCGGTCCTGGTGGGGTTGACACCCAGCCAGGGGTACCCCAGGCTGAGCCGAGGGAAGGCCGGCAGGGCCAGGCTGCTGAGCCTAAAGGGGCTGCGGTGCAGGAGCAGGCCCCAGAATCAGACCTCGCTGGGGCACCTGGGAGTCCAGAGAAGCGTGATGCTGTGGACGATCCTGGGCAGAGTCAGGACGTTGGTGGCGGAGGCTCCCAGGAGAAGGACAAATCTGGAAAGGAGGTAGCAGCTGCTGGTGCTGACACTCAGGAGGAGGGAGGCGCAGTGGGAGCAGAGGCCGGGGACCCCCTTGTGAAGCCCCAGCAAGGGGGCCAAGACCAGAGACCTGCAGGCCTGCCCAGCAGGTCGGAAGGGGCAGCGCCGGGGGCCCAGGCTGGGTCCCGGCAGTTGGAAAGTCCGGCCACCTCTGCCAGGGCTCAGGGAGGCCACCTAGAGGCAAAAAATGAGGCCCTTGGAGGGGACCACCCTGGTGAGGACCATGTGCCCGCTTCCAAGGAAGACACTGCCACCCAAGAGCCTGGGCAGAGGCCGGACCCCGAGCTCAGGCACAAACAGGCTGTGCCCGGAGCTCCGAAGCTGGACAATGCCAAACCCAACCGAGACCTGAAAGTCCAGGTTGGCGCCGACCTCCGGCGGCGACGGCGGGATGCGGCTCCACTTGAGGATGGTGGGCCAGCCCCCAAAGAGGGGGTCGTCATCAGCCTCCACCCCCTGTCTGACGTGCAGGTCCACGACCTCCGCCATGCCCTTGACACCCAGCTTCGCCAGGCTGCCGGGGGCGCTTTGCGGGTGGTCCACAGTCGCCAGATCAAACAGTTGCCCACGGAGGAGGCCTGA
- the SLC38A10 gene encoding solute carrier family 38 member 10 isoform X1: MTAAAASNWGLIMNIVNSIVGVSVLTMPFCFKQCGIGLGALLLAFCSWMTHQSCMFLVKAASLSKRRTYAGLAFHAYGKAGKMLVETSMIGLMLGTCIAFYVVIGDLGSNFFARLFGFQVTGPGRALLLLAVALCIVLPLSLQRNLMASIQSFSAMALLFYAAFLLVVVLSSLKHGLFSGQWLRRVSYVRWEGVFRCIPIFGMSFACQSQVLPTYDSLDEPSVKTMSSIFASSLKAVTIFYVMVGFFGYVSFTEAIAGNVLMHFPSNLVTQMIRAGFMMSVAVGFPMMILPCRQALSTLLFERQQKDGTFAAGGYMPPLRFKALTLSVVFGTMVGGIMIPNVETILGLTGATTGSLICFICPALIHKKIHKNTLFSQVVLWVGLGILVVSTLTTLSTSEETPVDLDVAQEAPGGRHAEAEGAMEAEAAQLPGTRLSAQDPGMDVASDSRDKPKLPREKDEMEQAQIKGPVDVPPREDAKEKQEEAQLDRPGQGVAAPMGEAHRHEPPVPHDRVVVDEGQDREGPEDDERSHVDEKAPGVEGHMVPPLPDAERERRGQVQALEAAVGLPEDPQKVAEGNGQLAIEPVKEDVGLGGGGLHPGPQAGLPEGPDAPGAGAQDRRDGVPMPDQAAGAAGKLADSEPGGKPAPGAGQQAEPRGQRNLEGQAGDLAEGQAGDHAGSKLEAEIQKIVAEAGRAEMLDHAVLLQVIKEQQVQQKRLLDQQEKLLAVIEEQHKEIHQQRQEGEEVGMQPEPGVAALRRKEQEAHNVGTVAHPPLQPLEPELRAPEQPPALPQGHSQRPLEGPRGPAGRVPAGPGGVDTQPGVPQAEPREGRQGQAAEPKGAAVQEQAPESDLAGAPGSPEKRDAVDDPGQSQDVGGGGSQEKDKSGKEVAAAGADTQEEGGAVGAEAGDPLVKPQQGGQDQRPAGLPSRSEGAAPGAQAGSRQLESPATSARAQGGHLEAKNEALGGDHPGEDHVPASKEDTATQEPGQRPDPELRHKQAVPGAPKLDNAKPNRDLKVQVGADLRRRRRDAAPLEDGGPAPKEGVVISLHPLSDVQVHDLRHALDTQLRQAAGGALRVVHSRQIKQLPTEEA, encoded by the exons ATGACGGCGGCCGCCGCCTCCAACTGGGGGCTGATCATGAACATAGTGAACAGCATAGTAGGCGTTAGTGTCCTCACCATGCCCTTCTGCTTCAAACAG TGCGGCATCGGCCTGGGGGCCCTGCTCCTGGCTTTCTGCTCGTGGATGACGCACCAGTCCTGCATGTTCCTCGTGAAAGCCGCCAGCCTGAGCAAGCGGAGGACCTACGCGGGCCTGG CATTCCACGCCTACGGAAAGGCCGGGAAGATGCTGGTGGAGACCAG CATGATCGGGCTGATGCTTGGGACCTGCATCGCCTTCTACGTTGTCATCGGCGACCTGGGCTCCAACTTCTTTGCTCGGCTGTTTGGGTTTCAG GTGACGGGCCCGGGCCGCGCGCTCCTGCTGTTGGCCGTGGCGCTGTGCATCGTGCTGCCGCTGAGCCTGCAGCGCAACCTGATGGCCTCCATCCAGTCCTTCAGCGCCATGGCCCTGCTCTTCTACGCCGCCTTCCTGCTTGTG GTCGTGTTGTCCTCGCTCAAGCACGGCCTCTTCAGTGGGCAGTGGCTGCGGCGGGTCAGCTACGTGCGCTGGGAGGGCGTCTTCCGATGCATCCCCATCTTTGGCATGTCCTTTGCCTGCCAGTC CCAGGTCCTGCCCACCTACGACAGCCTGGACGAGCCGTCGGTGAAAACCATGAGCTCCATATTTGCCTCCTCCCTCAAGGCAGTGACCATCTTCTACGTCATG GTGGGGTTCTTTGGCTACGTGAGCTTCACCGAGGCCATCGCCGGCAACGTGCTGATGCACTTCCCTTCCAACCTGGTGACGCAGATGATCCGCGCCGGCTTCATGATGTCAGTGGCCGTGGGCTTCCCCATGATGATCCTGCCCTGCAGGCAGGCCCTGAGCACGCTGCTGTTTGAGCGGCAG CAAAAAGACGGGACCTTCGCTGCCGGGGGCTACATGCCGCCTCTGCGCTTCAAGGCGCTCACCCTGTCGGTGGTGTTTGGCACCATGGTTGGCGGCATCATGATCCCCAACG TGGAGACGATCCTGGGCCTCACCGGCGCCACCACGGGGAGCCTCATCTGCTTCATCTGCCCGGCCCTGATCCACAAGAAGATCCACAAGAACACGCTCTTCTCCCAG GTGGTGCTCTGGGTCGGCCTGGGCATCCTGGTGGTCAGCACACTCACCACCCTGTCCACAAGTGAGGAGACCCCTGTGGACTTGGATGTGGCACAGGAAGCCCCCGGTGGTCGGCACGCAGAGGCTGAGGGCGCGatggaggcggaggcggcccagCTTCCAGGTACGCGGCTCTCAG CCCAGGACCCAGGCATGGACGTGGCCTCGGACAGCCGAGATAAGCCGAAGCTGCCACGGGAGAAAGATGAGATGGAGCAGGCCCAGATTAAGGGCCCTGTGGATGTGCCCCCAAGGGAGGACGCCaaggagaagcaggaggaggcGCAGCTGGACCGGCCCGGGCAAG GTGTGGCGGCACCCATGGGAGAGGCCCACCGCCACGAACCCCCCGTCCCTCACGACAGGGTGGTGGTGGACGAAGGTCAAGACCGAGAAGGACCAGAGGATGATGAGCGTTCACACGTGGATGAAAAGGCACCCGGGGTGGAGGGTCACATGGTGCCACCCCTGCCGgatgcagaaagagagagacgTGGGCAGGTCCAGGCCTTGGAGGCAGCAGTGGGTCTTCCTGAAGACCCTCAGAAGGTCGCAGAAGGGAACGGTCAGCTGGCCATAGAGCCCGTGAAGGAGGACGTGGGGCTGGGCGGCGGGGGTCTgcacccagggccccaggcagggctcccCGAAGGGCCGGACGCCCCGGGGGCAGGCGCCCAGGACAGAAGAGACGGCGTCCCGATGCCAGACCAGGCTGCGGGGGCTGCAGGCAAGCTGGCGGACAGTGAGCCTG GAGGGAAGCCGGCCCCCGGGGCCGGGCAGCAGGCAGAGCCTCGAGGTCAGAGGAACTTGGAGGGACAGGCCGGAGACCTTGCGGAGGGACAGGCCGGAGACCATGCTGGCAGCAAGTTGGAGG CTGAAATCCAAAAGATAGTCGCAG AAGCCGGCAGGGCGGAGATGCTGGACCATGCCGTCCTGCTGCAGGTGATCAAGGAGCAGCAGGTGCAGCAGAAGCGCCTCCTGGACCAGCAGGAGAAGCTGCTGGCGGTGATCGAGGAGCAGCACAAGGAGATCCACCAGCAGcggcaggaaggggaagagg TGGGCATGCAGCCCGAGCCTGGGGTGGCGGCactgaggaggaaggagcaggaggcCCACAACGTGGGGACAGTGGCACATCCCCCCTTGCAGCCTTTGGAACCTGAGCTCAGGGCTCCAGAGCagccccctgctctgccccagggACACAGCCAGCGCCCCCTGGAGGGCCCCAGGGGGCCCGCAGGCAGAGTCCCAGCCGGTCCTGGTGGGGTTGACACCCAGCCAGGGGTACCCCAGGCTGAGCCGAGGGAAGGCCGGCAGGGCCAGGCTGCTGAGCCTAAAGGGGCTGCGGTGCAGGAGCAGGCCCCAGAATCAGACCTCGCTGGGGCACCTGGGAGTCCAGAGAAGCGTGATGCTGTGGACGATCCTGGGCAGAGTCAGGACGTTGGTGGCGGAGGCTCCCAGGAGAAGGACAAATCTGGAAAGGAGGTAGCAGCTGCTGGTGCTGACACTCAGGAGGAGGGAGGCGCAGTGGGAGCAGAGGCCGGGGACCCCCTTGTGAAGCCCCAGCAAGGGGGCCAAGACCAGAGACCTGCAGGCCTGCCCAGCAGGTCGGAAGGGGCAGCGCCGGGGGCCCAGGCTGGGTCCCGGCAGTTGGAAAGTCCGGCCACCTCTGCCAGGGCTCAGGGAGGCCACCTAGAGGCAAAAAATGAGGCCCTTGGAGGGGACCACCCTGGTGAGGACCATGTGCCCGCTTCCAAGGAAGACACTGCCACCCAAGAGCCTGGGCAGAGGCCGGACCCCGAGCTCAGGCACAAACAGGCTGTGCCCGGAGCTCCGAAGCTGGACAATGCCAAACCCAACCGAGACCTGAAAGTCCAGGTTGGCGCCGACCTCCGGCGGCGACGGCGGGATGCGGCTCCACTTGAGGATGGTGGGCCAGCCCCCAAAGAGGGGGTCGTCATCAGCCTCCACCCCCTGTCTGACGTGCAGGTCCACGACCTCCGCCATGCCCTTGACACCCAGCTTCGCCAGGCTGCCGGGGGCGCTTTGCGGGTGGTCCACAGTCGCCAGATCAAACAGTTGCCCACGGAGGAGGCCTGA